In Achromobacter xylosoxidans A8, a single window of DNA contains:
- the moaA gene encoding GTP 3',8-cyclase MoaA, whose protein sequence is MMDEPAAGPLVDGHGRRIDYLRVSVTDRCDLRCSYCLPKDFKGFETPANWLRHEEMARLVGLFVGLGVSKVRLTGGEPLLRRGLAGLAGVIAAMPGLKDLSVSTNGTQLARHAQDLRAAGVDRLNISLDTLDAAAFSQITGRDCLESVLAGLTAAKGAGFAPIKLNSVVHAATPEAEVRRLLDYAVRQGFVLRLIEPMPMGSCGQGYAHTDLNAMGARLAADAGLLPALGGTGAGPARYWTTGHGTPVLGVITPMSRHFCAACNRVRLGVDGTLYLCLGQEDQVPLGRLLRAGASDADLIQAIQAGIAAKPERHDFVARPERIVRFMAQTGG, encoded by the coding sequence ATGATGGACGAGCCGGCTGCGGGACCCCTGGTGGACGGCCATGGCCGTCGCATCGATTATCTGCGCGTGTCCGTCACGGACCGCTGCGACCTGCGTTGCAGCTACTGCCTGCCCAAGGATTTCAAGGGATTCGAGACACCCGCCAACTGGCTGCGCCACGAGGAAATGGCGCGGCTGGTGGGACTATTCGTTGGCCTGGGCGTCAGCAAGGTCCGGCTGACCGGCGGCGAGCCGCTGCTGCGCCGCGGCCTGGCCGGTCTGGCGGGCGTCATCGCCGCCATGCCTGGCTTGAAAGACCTGTCCGTGTCCACCAACGGCACTCAGCTGGCGCGCCACGCGCAGGACCTGCGCGCCGCCGGCGTGGACCGTCTGAACATCAGCCTGGACACGCTGGACGCCGCCGCCTTCAGCCAGATCACCGGGCGGGATTGCCTGGAATCGGTGTTGGCGGGCCTGACCGCGGCCAAGGGCGCGGGCTTTGCGCCCATCAAGCTCAACAGCGTGGTGCACGCGGCCACGCCCGAGGCCGAGGTGCGCAGGCTGCTGGACTATGCGGTGCGGCAGGGCTTCGTGCTGCGCCTGATCGAACCCATGCCCATGGGCAGCTGCGGCCAGGGTTACGCCCATACCGATCTGAACGCCATGGGCGCGCGGCTGGCGGCCGACGCCGGCCTGCTGCCGGCCTTGGGCGGGACGGGAGCGGGGCCGGCGCGCTACTGGACCACGGGCCACGGAACACCCGTGCTGGGCGTGATCACGCCCATGTCGCGCCACTTCTGCGCCGCCTGCAACCGCGTCAGACTGGGCGTGGACGGAACCCTGTACCTGTGCCTGGGCCAGGAAGACCAGGTGCCGCTGGGCCGCCTGCTGCGCGCGGGCGCCAGCGATGCCGATCTGATCCAGGCGATCCAGGCCGGCATCGCCGCCAAGCCGGAGCGCCACGATTTCGTGGCTCGTCCGGAACGCATCGTGCGCTTCATGGCGCAGACGGGAGGCTGA
- the narI gene encoding respiratory nitrate reductase subunit gamma, whose amino-acid sequence MNSLNQFLFGIYPYIALTIFLLGSLVRFEREQYTWKTDSSQLLHRGQLRLGNILFHVGILGLFFGHLAGLLTPVVVWDTLGVSHTLKQTVAMVAGGVMGGLCLIGLLILIHRRLSDPRIRATTRPGDKLLLLWILVTLLLGLSTIVLSAGHMDGEMMVRLMTWAQHIVTFQGDAASHIADVPLLFKAHLFMGLTLFVIFPFTRLVHVWSGFASVGYLGRAWQLVRPR is encoded by the coding sequence ATGAACTCCCTGAATCAGTTTCTTTTCGGCATTTATCCCTACATCGCGCTGACCATCTTCCTGTTGGGCAGCCTGGTGCGCTTCGAGCGCGAGCAATACACCTGGAAGACGGACAGCTCGCAGCTGCTGCACCGCGGGCAACTGCGCCTGGGCAACATCCTGTTCCACGTCGGCATCCTGGGCCTGTTCTTCGGCCATCTGGCCGGCCTCTTGACGCCGGTGGTGGTGTGGGACACGTTGGGCGTATCGCACACGCTCAAGCAGACCGTGGCCATGGTGGCCGGCGGCGTCATGGGCGGCCTGTGCCTGATCGGCCTCTTGATCCTGATCCATCGCCGCCTGAGCGATCCGCGCATCCGCGCCACCACGCGGCCGGGCGACAAGCTGTTGCTGCTGTGGATCCTGGTCACCTTGCTGCTGGGGCTGTCCACCATCGTGCTGTCGGCCGGCCACATGGACGGCGAGATGATGGTGCGCCTGATGACCTGGGCACAGCACATCGTCACCTTCCAGGGCGACGCGGCCAGCCATATCGCCGACGTGCCGCTGCTGTTCAAGGCGCACCTGTTCATGGGCCTGACGCTGTTCGTGATCTTCCCGTTCACCCGCCTGGTGCACGTCTGGAGCGGCTTCGCCTCGGTCGGCTACCTGGGCCGCGCCTGGCAGCTGGTCCGCCCGCGCTGA
- a CDS encoding type IV pili methyl-accepting chemotaxis transducer N-terminal domain-containing protein has translation MKPTDTAAAGPDGLPSPWHRLSTRIVISSLVALVVVLSMVSWTLWLSWQLEGAGAAINDTGSLRMRANRVAVELMRPQAGREFRTNEQVQLMDDTIARLARGNPARPLFIPNDEAIRKQWHDVAAYWYDIMKPAAKRALAQPDAATYLETLPEFVARADTLVRMIEQDNAGKTTSLRLSQGVLAAIASAGTLAMIYLLYLWIISPVLRLRDGLQRMAAREFSTRLPVESQDEFGVLARGYNRMADELQDLYTGLERRVEEKTAQLAAQNRDIGALYDMAAFLNQPNEIEALCDGFLRRVMLQFDAEGGSIRALDPNNEKLNLMVSVGLSDELVESEHCMRVNDCYCGVATRQAGVIVIQDFRESPPAMELNCQRDGFASVAVFRIVTRDEVLGSYSLHFRQQRRLSPAESQLLETLGQHLGVALDNRRLSAQARQLAVVRERGLVAQGLHDSLAQGLNFLNLQLQMLDAAVKRGDQAEIDEILPLLRTGVDESYQDVRELLTNFRTKLSQGDLQAAIEDTVARFRRQTGIETELRFGRGEGAPLPPDEQLQVLFILQEALSNVRKHSEASHVRIDVANDRDFSLVIADDGQGYDPAEVAERGESHVGLHIMRERAARMRAVIKLESQPGAGTRVALTLPGSERQAA, from the coding sequence ATGAAGCCTACCGATACCGCCGCCGCCGGACCCGACGGCCTGCCTTCGCCCTGGCATCGCCTGTCCACGCGCATCGTCATCAGTTCCCTGGTGGCGCTGGTGGTGGTGCTGTCCATGGTCAGCTGGACGCTGTGGCTGTCCTGGCAGCTGGAAGGCGCGGGCGCGGCCATCAACGACACGGGCAGCCTGCGCATGAGGGCCAATCGCGTGGCGGTGGAACTGATGCGTCCGCAGGCAGGGCGCGAGTTCCGCACCAATGAGCAGGTCCAGCTGATGGACGACACCATCGCCCGGCTGGCGCGCGGCAATCCGGCGCGCCCGCTATTCATTCCCAACGACGAGGCGATCCGCAAGCAATGGCATGACGTGGCCGCCTACTGGTACGACATCATGAAGCCGGCCGCCAAGCGCGCCCTGGCGCAGCCGGACGCCGCGACCTATCTGGAAACCTTGCCGGAGTTCGTGGCCCGGGCGGATACGCTGGTGCGCATGATCGAACAGGACAACGCCGGTAAGACCACCTCGCTGCGCCTGTCGCAGGGCGTGCTGGCCGCGATTGCCAGCGCCGGCACGCTGGCGATGATCTACCTGCTGTATCTCTGGATCATTTCGCCGGTGCTGCGGCTGCGCGACGGCCTGCAACGCATGGCTGCCAGGGAATTCAGCACCCGGCTGCCGGTGGAAAGCCAGGACGAGTTCGGTGTGTTGGCGCGCGGCTACAACCGCATGGCCGATGAGTTGCAGGATCTGTACACCGGCCTGGAACGGCGCGTCGAAGAGAAGACCGCCCAGCTGGCCGCGCAGAACCGCGATATCGGCGCGCTCTATGACATGGCCGCCTTCCTGAACCAGCCCAACGAGATCGAAGCGCTGTGCGACGGCTTTCTGCGGCGCGTGATGCTGCAATTCGACGCCGAGGGCGGCAGCATCCGGGCGCTGGACCCCAACAACGAGAAGCTCAATCTGATGGTGTCGGTCGGGCTGTCGGACGAGCTGGTCGAATCCGAGCATTGCATGCGGGTGAACGACTGCTATTGCGGCGTCGCCACGCGGCAGGCCGGGGTCATCGTCATCCAGGATTTCCGCGAGTCGCCGCCGGCGATGGAACTGAACTGCCAGCGCGACGGTTTTGCCAGCGTGGCCGTGTTCCGCATCGTCACGCGCGACGAGGTGCTGGGGTCGTACTCCCTGCATTTCCGCCAGCAACGCCGCCTGTCACCGGCCGAATCGCAGCTGCTGGAAACGCTGGGCCAGCATCTGGGCGTGGCCCTGGACAACCGCCGCCTGAGCGCCCAGGCGCGGCAGCTGGCGGTGGTGCGCGAGCGCGGGCTGGTGGCGCAGGGGCTGCACGACAGCCTGGCCCAGGGCCTGAACTTCCTGAACCTGCAGTTGCAGATGTTGGACGCCGCCGTCAAGCGCGGCGACCAGGCGGAAATCGACGAGATCCTGCCGTTGCTGCGCACTGGCGTGGACGAAAGCTACCAGGACGTGCGCGAGCTGCTGACCAACTTCCGCACCAAGCTGTCGCAGGGCGACCTGCAAGCCGCCATCGAAGACACCGTGGCGCGTTTCCGGCGCCAGACCGGGATCGAGACCGAATTGCGCTTCGGACGGGGCGAGGGCGCGCCGTTGCCGCCTGACGAGCAGTTGCAGGTGCTGTTCATCCTGCAAGAGGCGCTGTCCAATGTGCGCAAGCATTCCGAAGCCAGCCATGTGCGCATCGATGTCGCCAATGACCGCGACTTCAGCCTGGTCATCGCCGACGACGGCCAGGGCTACGATCCCGCCGAGGTCGCGGAGCGCGGCGAATCGCATGTGGGCCTGCATATCATGCGCGAGCGCGCTGCACGCATGCGCGCCGTGATAAAACTTGAATCGCAGCCCGGCGCCGGCACGCGCGTCGCGCTGACCCTGCCCGGCAGCGAACGCCAGGCCGCCTGA
- the narJ gene encoding nitrate reductase molybdenum cofactor assembly chaperone: MSLYRLLSALLCYPEPELLDALGEVEAALSDYPDAEETLQPLVAYLATNDLIALQENYVATFDRNRSHSLHLFEHVHGESRDRGQAMVDLLDTYREHGFEPVVSELPDHVPLFLEFLGVIDPAQAQDLLDEAIHVLAAIGARLAKGESPYACIFAVLRAQSRVIPREQTEAPVRDMDEAMETFGTGPDGVEPLLRPFSGDGAQTVRFYPRAPAAH, encoded by the coding sequence ATGAGTCTGTACCGCCTGCTTTCCGCCTTGCTGTGCTACCCCGAGCCCGAGCTGCTGGACGCGCTGGGCGAGGTCGAAGCCGCCTTGTCCGACTATCCCGACGCTGAGGAAACCCTGCAGCCGCTGGTCGCCTACCTGGCCACCAACGATCTCATCGCGCTGCAGGAAAACTACGTCGCCACCTTTGACCGCAACCGCTCGCATTCGCTGCACCTGTTCGAGCACGTGCACGGCGAAAGCCGCGACCGCGGCCAGGCTATGGTGGACCTGCTGGATACCTACCGCGAGCATGGCTTTGAACCGGTGGTGTCCGAGCTGCCGGACCATGTGCCGCTGTTCCTGGAATTCCTGGGCGTGATCGACCCCGCCCAGGCGCAGGACCTGCTCGACGAGGCGATCCACGTGCTGGCCGCCATCGGCGCGCGCCTGGCCAAGGGCGAAAGCCCCTACGCCTGCATCTTCGCGGTGTTGCGTGCGCAGTCCCGCGTGATTCCGCGCGAGCAGACCGAGGCGCCCGTGCGCGACATGGACGAGGCGATGGAGACCTTCGGCACCGGACCGGATGGCGTGGAACCGCTGCTGCGGCCGTTTTCGGGCGATGGCGCGCAGACCGTGCGCTTCTATCCCCGTGCGCCCGCGGCTCATTAA
- the mobB gene encoding molybdopterin-guanine dinucleotide biosynthesis protein B: MTPVFGIAGRSGSGKTTLIEAMLPLLAARGLRVSVIKHSHHDFQMEPPGKDSARFRQAGALEVMVASPFRYAIVHELRDAPEPTLEDQLARLSPADLVLVEGFKQAAIPRIEVYRPALGKPSLHAEDSSFLAVATDAPLATGLPCLPVNEPAQVADFICRSLGLA; this comes from the coding sequence ATGACCCCAGTTTTTGGCATCGCCGGCCGTTCCGGCAGCGGCAAGACCACCCTGATCGAGGCCATGCTGCCCTTGTTGGCCGCGCGCGGCCTGCGGGTCAGCGTCATCAAGCACAGTCACCACGATTTCCAGATGGAGCCCCCCGGCAAGGACAGCGCCCGCTTCCGCCAGGCGGGCGCGCTGGAGGTGATGGTGGCGTCGCCGTTCCGCTACGCCATCGTCCACGAGCTGCGCGACGCGCCCGAACCCACGCTGGAGGACCAATTGGCGCGCCTGTCGCCGGCCGACCTGGTGCTGGTAGAAGGCTTCAAACAGGCCGCGATCCCGCGCATCGAGGTGTACCGGCCCGCCCTGGGCAAGCCGTCCCTGCATGCGGAGGACAGCAGTTTCCTGGCGGTAGCCACCGACGCGCCGCTGGCCACTGGCCTGCCTTGCCTGCCGGTCAACGAGCCGGCGCAAGTCGCGGATTTCATTTGCCGCAGCCTTGGGCTGGCTTGA
- a CDS encoding carbonic anhydrase, with amino-acid sequence MRDIERLVDGFQRFQQQYYEDAPSLYRNLCEGQHPSTLLVGCCDSRVDPAMLLGCDPGDIFTVRNVANLVPPASTDRGLQGVLAAIQFAVEQLQVSRVIVLGHAHCGGIRALMDRRTRGDGETDYLERWMDIAEPARKQVLQQMPEATAAERRRACEQASILISLRNLEELPFVRRAVEAGSLTLHGWYFDLVAGALLAYSARADAFLPIVCPLFTELA; translated from the coding sequence ATGCGCGACATCGAACGTCTGGTCGACGGCTTCCAACGCTTCCAGCAGCAGTACTACGAAGACGCGCCGTCGCTCTACCGCAATCTTTGCGAAGGCCAGCACCCCAGCACTTTGCTGGTGGGCTGCTGCGATTCGCGGGTGGATCCGGCCATGCTGCTGGGCTGCGACCCCGGCGACATCTTCACCGTGCGCAACGTCGCCAACCTGGTGCCGCCGGCCAGCACCGACCGTGGCTTGCAGGGCGTGCTGGCCGCGATACAGTTCGCGGTCGAGCAGTTGCAGGTCAGCCGCGTCATCGTGCTGGGCCACGCCCATTGCGGCGGTATTCGCGCCCTGATGGACCGGCGCACCCGGGGCGACGGCGAGACCGACTACCTGGAACGCTGGATGGACATCGCCGAACCTGCGCGCAAGCAGGTGTTGCAGCAGATGCCAGAGGCGACGGCCGCCGAGCGCAGGCGGGCTTGCGAGCAGGCGTCCATCCTGATTTCGCTGCGCAACCTGGAGGAACTGCCCTTCGTGCGGCGCGCGGTGGAGGCGGGCAGCCTGACCCTGCATGGCTGGTATTTCGACCTGGTGGCGGGCGCTTTGCTGGCATACTCGGCGCGGGCGGATGCCTTCCTGCCCATCGTATGCCCTTTGTTCACGGAGCTTGCATGA
- a CDS encoding peptidylprolyl isomerase, with product MPVIVNGVELNDADLERELPPHAEAGNPMREAITALVLRRVLLDEAGRLGLDAADEEGAIGALLAREAPAPEADEAACRRYYQMHPQRFMAGELIEADHILFQVTPGVNLDMLRAHANVVLAELLEDPSRFAEVAREQSNCPSAALGGSLGQLGRGDTVPEFERAVFALPAGGLLPQLLETRHGLHIVRVTRRIEGRMQPYEHVAAQIATALSSMSRDTAWRQYAKLLVERADIQGIDLQGGEPERVYSGSAA from the coding sequence ATGCCTGTCATCGTCAATGGCGTCGAACTGAACGACGCGGATCTGGAACGCGAACTGCCGCCGCATGCCGAGGCCGGCAATCCCATGCGCGAAGCGATCACCGCCCTGGTGCTGCGCCGCGTGCTGCTGGACGAGGCCGGCCGGCTGGGCCTGGACGCCGCGGACGAGGAGGGCGCCATCGGCGCCTTGCTGGCCCGCGAGGCACCCGCGCCCGAGGCCGACGAGGCCGCCTGCCGCCGCTACTACCAGATGCATCCGCAACGCTTCATGGCGGGCGAGCTGATCGAGGCCGACCACATCCTGTTCCAGGTCACGCCCGGCGTGAACCTGGACATGCTGCGGGCGCACGCCAATGTGGTGCTGGCCGAATTGCTCGAGGATCCCTCGCGCTTCGCCGAGGTGGCGCGGGAGCAATCGAACTGCCCCTCGGCCGCCCTGGGCGGCAGCCTGGGCCAGCTGGGCCGCGGCGACACGGTGCCGGAATTCGAGCGCGCGGTGTTCGCGCTGCCCGCTGGCGGCCTGCTGCCGCAATTGCTGGAAACCCGTCACGGCCTGCACATCGTGCGGGTGACGCGGCGCATAGAAGGCCGCATGCAACCCTACGAGCACGTGGCCGCGCAGATCGCCACGGCGCTGTCGTCCATGAGCCGCGATACCGCCTGGCGCCAGTACGCCAAGCTGCTGGTCGAGCGCGCCGACATCCAGGGCATAGACCTGCAGGGCGGGGAGCCGGAGCGCGTCTACAGCGGGAGCGCCGCATGA